One Malus sylvestris chromosome 14, drMalSylv7.2, whole genome shotgun sequence DNA segment encodes these proteins:
- the LOC126599521 gene encoding uncharacterized protein LOC126599521 isoform X2 encodes MAVELVELCIQAASESRDNVEKWRRQRRSLERLPPQLADSLLRRLIFRRLLFPSLLELFKNTVEEVDLRGESSVDAEWIAYLGAFRYLRSLNVSDCRRLTASALWPITGMESLRELDISRCPKVTDAGIRHLLSITTLEKLCISETGVSANGVMLLASLRNLSLLDLGGLPVTDQALSSLQVLTKLQYLDLWGSKISDTGAALLQAFPKMSFLNLAWTSVTKLPNLSSLECLNMSNCTINSLLQVSFTSFNCTIRAPLAKLIVSGATFGDEFEAFHDIEKTFLTFLDLSNSSLQKFYFLSHLNALEHLDLSSSTIGDDWLELIARIGVNLKYLNLSRTRVSSAGVGVVTGHVPNLEFLSVSHTSVDDVAVSYISMMPSVKFIDLSNTNIKGVIHQVEPESAPVLSLSALQSLRHLEKLNLKDTKVTDAALDPLKSFHELTDLTLKSASLTDNSLYHTSSIPKLTNLCVHDGVLTNSGLNSYKPPSTLRMMDLSGCWLLTEDAISSFCKAHSQIELRHELVHISPSKQIVSNRPSSSRSNRKASQAKQKQKQENVPVLPGFLDQRLKYSKEELLALQYSSLSLLEPLARLHPDFTTHRPSSCLPW; translated from the exons atggcgGTGGAATTGGTGGAGCTCTGCATACAAGCCGCCTCTGAAAGCAGAGACAACGTCGAGAAATGGCGGAGGCAGCGACGGAGTCTCGAGCGCTTGCCTCCTCAGCTCGCCGACTCTCTCCTTCGCCGCCTCATCTTCCGCCGCCTCCTCTTCCCTTCCTTACTCGA ATTATTCAAAAACACCGTGGAGGAGGTTGATCTGCGAGGGGAGAGCTCCGTTGACGCCGAATGGATTGCATACCTAGGGGCATTTCGGTACTTGCGATCTTTGAACGTTTCTGATTGCCGTAGACTCACTGCCTCTGCTCTTTGGCCTATTACTG GGATGGAGAGTTTGAGGGAGTTGGACATTTCGAGATGTCCCAAGGTTACTGATGCTGGGATTAGGCATCTTCTATCAATTACAACTTTGGAAAAGTTGTGCATTTCTGAAACAGGTGTGTCGGCGAATGGGGTTATGCTTCTCGCTTCGCTGAGAAACTTGTCTCTCCTGGACTTGGGTGGTTTGCCTGTTACTGATCAAGCACTGAGTTCTCTTCAG GTACTTACTAAACTGCAGTACCTTGATCTTTGGGGGAGTAAAATATCTGACACAGGTGCTGCTCTTCTTCAAGCATTTCCCAAGATGAGTTTCCTCAATCTGGCTTGGACCAGTGTGACGAAGTTACCAAATTTGTCATCCCTCGAATGTCTAAACATGAGTAATTGTACAATTAATTCTCTACTTCAGGTGTCATTCACCAGCTTCAATTGTACAATTAGAGCTCCTTTGGCTAAGCTTATTGTTTCTGGAGCTACGTTTGGGGACGAGTTTGAAGCCTTCCATGATATTGAAAAAACTTTTTTGACCTTTTTGGATTTATCCAACTCCTCGCTTCAGAAATTCTACTTCTTATCTCATCTAAATGCTCTGGAACACTTGGATCTCAGCTCAAGTACAATAGGGGATGATTGGCTTGAACTAATTGCACGTATTGGAGTAAATTTGAAATATCTAAATCTTAGCCGCACCAGAGTCAGCTCTGCTGGCGTTGGAGTTGTCACTGGACATGTACCCAATCTTGAGTTCTTGTCAGTATCTCATACATCGGTTGATGATGTTGCCGTTTCATATATTAGCATGATGCCATCTGTGAAATTTATTGACTTGAGCAATACGAACATTAAAG gTGTCATTCACCAGGTTGAACCCGAGTCAGCTCCAGTTCTCTCGCTGTCAGCACTTCAAAGTCTCCGACACTTAGAAAAGTTGAATTTGAAGGATACGAAAGTTACGGATGCAGCTCTTGACCCTTTAAAGAGCTTCCATGAGTTAACCGATTTAACACTGAAAAGTGCATCTCTTACAGACAACTCGCTTTACCACACATCGTCTATACCAAAGCTCACAAATCTTTGCGTTCATGATGGTGTTCTGACCAATTCCGGGCTCAATTCATATAAACCTCCATCGACCCTAAGAATGATGGACCTGAGTGGTTGTTGGCTCTTAACCGAGGATGCGATCTCATCCTTCTGTAAAGCTCATTCTCAGATTGAATTAAGGCATGAACTTGTTCATATCTCTCCGTCAAAGCAGATTGTTTCTAATAGGCCATCTTCTTCACGATCAAATAGAAAGGCTTCACAGGcaaagcagaagcagaagcaggaAAATGTACCAGTGTTGCCAGGTTTTCTAg ATCAACGATTGAAGTATAGTAAAGAGGAGCTACTCGCGCTGCAGTACTCATCATTATCTCTT CTGGAGCCGTTGGCACGATTGCATCCAGATTTTACAACGCATCGCCCTAGT
- the LOC126599521 gene encoding uncharacterized protein LOC126599521 isoform X1, whose translation MAVELVELCIQAASESRDNVEKWRRQRRSLERLPPQLADSLLRRLIFRRLLFPSLLELFKNTVEEVDLRGESSVDAEWIAYLGAFRYLRSLNVSDCRRLTASALWPITGMESLRELDISRCPKVTDAGIRHLLSITTLEKLCISETGVSANGVMLLASLRNLSLLDLGGLPVTDQALSSLQVLTKLQYLDLWGSKISDTGAALLQAFPKMSFLNLAWTSVTKLPNLSSLECLNMSNCTINSLLQVSFTSFNCTIRAPLAKLIVSGATFGDEFEAFHDIEKTFLTFLDLSNSSLQKFYFLSHLNALEHLDLSSSTIGDDWLELIARIGVNLKYLNLSRTRVSSAGVGVVTGHVPNLEFLSVSHTSVDDVAVSYISMMPSVKFIDLSNTNIKGVIHQVEPESAPVLSLSALQSLRHLEKLNLKDTKVTDAALDPLKSFHELTDLTLKSASLTDNSLYHTSSIPKLTNLCVHDGVLTNSGLNSYKPPSTLRMMDLSGCWLLTEDAISSFCKAHSQIELRHELVHISPSKQIVSNRPSSSRSNRKASQAKQKQKQENVPVLPGFLDQRLKYSKEELLALQYSSLSLVPPPDEGAVLPNTESG comes from the exons atggcgGTGGAATTGGTGGAGCTCTGCATACAAGCCGCCTCTGAAAGCAGAGACAACGTCGAGAAATGGCGGAGGCAGCGACGGAGTCTCGAGCGCTTGCCTCCTCAGCTCGCCGACTCTCTCCTTCGCCGCCTCATCTTCCGCCGCCTCCTCTTCCCTTCCTTACTCGA ATTATTCAAAAACACCGTGGAGGAGGTTGATCTGCGAGGGGAGAGCTCCGTTGACGCCGAATGGATTGCATACCTAGGGGCATTTCGGTACTTGCGATCTTTGAACGTTTCTGATTGCCGTAGACTCACTGCCTCTGCTCTTTGGCCTATTACTG GGATGGAGAGTTTGAGGGAGTTGGACATTTCGAGATGTCCCAAGGTTACTGATGCTGGGATTAGGCATCTTCTATCAATTACAACTTTGGAAAAGTTGTGCATTTCTGAAACAGGTGTGTCGGCGAATGGGGTTATGCTTCTCGCTTCGCTGAGAAACTTGTCTCTCCTGGACTTGGGTGGTTTGCCTGTTACTGATCAAGCACTGAGTTCTCTTCAG GTACTTACTAAACTGCAGTACCTTGATCTTTGGGGGAGTAAAATATCTGACACAGGTGCTGCTCTTCTTCAAGCATTTCCCAAGATGAGTTTCCTCAATCTGGCTTGGACCAGTGTGACGAAGTTACCAAATTTGTCATCCCTCGAATGTCTAAACATGAGTAATTGTACAATTAATTCTCTACTTCAGGTGTCATTCACCAGCTTCAATTGTACAATTAGAGCTCCTTTGGCTAAGCTTATTGTTTCTGGAGCTACGTTTGGGGACGAGTTTGAAGCCTTCCATGATATTGAAAAAACTTTTTTGACCTTTTTGGATTTATCCAACTCCTCGCTTCAGAAATTCTACTTCTTATCTCATCTAAATGCTCTGGAACACTTGGATCTCAGCTCAAGTACAATAGGGGATGATTGGCTTGAACTAATTGCACGTATTGGAGTAAATTTGAAATATCTAAATCTTAGCCGCACCAGAGTCAGCTCTGCTGGCGTTGGAGTTGTCACTGGACATGTACCCAATCTTGAGTTCTTGTCAGTATCTCATACATCGGTTGATGATGTTGCCGTTTCATATATTAGCATGATGCCATCTGTGAAATTTATTGACTTGAGCAATACGAACATTAAAG gTGTCATTCACCAGGTTGAACCCGAGTCAGCTCCAGTTCTCTCGCTGTCAGCACTTCAAAGTCTCCGACACTTAGAAAAGTTGAATTTGAAGGATACGAAAGTTACGGATGCAGCTCTTGACCCTTTAAAGAGCTTCCATGAGTTAACCGATTTAACACTGAAAAGTGCATCTCTTACAGACAACTCGCTTTACCACACATCGTCTATACCAAAGCTCACAAATCTTTGCGTTCATGATGGTGTTCTGACCAATTCCGGGCTCAATTCATATAAACCTCCATCGACCCTAAGAATGATGGACCTGAGTGGTTGTTGGCTCTTAACCGAGGATGCGATCTCATCCTTCTGTAAAGCTCATTCTCAGATTGAATTAAGGCATGAACTTGTTCATATCTCTCCGTCAAAGCAGATTGTTTCTAATAGGCCATCTTCTTCACGATCAAATAGAAAGGCTTCACAGGcaaagcagaagcagaagcaggaAAATGTACCAGTGTTGCCAGGTTTTCTAg ATCAACGATTGAAGTATAGTAAAGAGGAGCTACTCGCGCTGCAGTACTCATCATTATCTCTTGTGCCGCCTCCTGATGAGGGCGCTGTATTACCTAACACAGAATCGGGTTAA